From a single Callithrix jacchus isolate 240 chromosome 5, calJac240_pri, whole genome shotgun sequence genomic region:
- the METTL23 gene encoding histone-arginine methyltransferase METTL23 isoform X1 — protein MKSAIKSAYHTALWFYILRGRGLILHLQYGMYVWPCAVVLAQYLWFHRRSLPGKAILEIGAGVSLPGILAAKCGAEVILSDSSELPHCLEVCRQSCHMNNLPQLQVVGLTWGHVSWDLLALPPQDIILASDVFFEPEDFEDILTTIYFLMQKNPKAQLWSTYQVRSADWSLEALLYKWDMKCVHIPLESFDADKEDIAESALPGRHTVEMLVISFAKDSL, from the exons ATGAAGAGTGCCATCAAGAGTGCTTATCATACTGCATTGTGGTTTTACATCCTCAGAGGACGGGGACTG atCCTGCATCTCCAGTATGGAATGTATGTTTGGCCCTGTGCTGTGGTCCTGGCCCAGTACCTTTGGTTTCACAGAAGATCTCTGCCAGGCAAGGCCATCTTAGAG ATTGGAGCTGGAGTGAGTCTTCCAGGAATTTTGGCTGCAAAATGTGGTGCAGAAGTAATATTATCAGACAGCTCAGAACTGCCTCACTGTCTAGAAGTCTGTCGGCAAAGCTGCCATATGAATAACCTGCCCCAGCTGCAAGTGGTAGGACTAACATGGGGCCATGTATCTTGGGATCTTCTGGCTCTACCACCACAAGATATTATCCTTGCATCTGATGTGTTCTTTGAACCAGAAG attttgaagatattttaactACAATATACTTTTTGATGCAGAAGAACCCCAAGGCCCAATTGTGGTCTACTTATCAAGTTAGAAG tgctgaCTGGTCACTTGAAGCTTTGCTCTACAAATGGGATATGAAATGTGTCCATATTCCTCTGGAGTCTTTTGATGCAGACAAAGAAGATATAGCAGAATCTGCCCTTCCAGGAAGACATACAGTTGAAATGCTGGTCATTTCCTTTGCAAAGGACAGTCTCTGA
- the METTL23 gene encoding histone-arginine methyltransferase METTL23 isoform X2 — MYVWPCAVVLAQYLWFHRRSLPGKAILEIGAGVSLPGILAAKCGAEVILSDSSELPHCLEVCRQSCHMNNLPQLQVVGLTWGHVSWDLLALPPQDIILASDVFFEPEDFEDILTTIYFLMQKNPKAQLWSTYQVRSADWSLEALLYKWDMKCVHIPLESFDADKEDIAESALPGRHTVEMLVISFAKDSL, encoded by the exons ATGTATGTTTGGCCCTGTGCTGTGGTCCTGGCCCAGTACCTTTGGTTTCACAGAAGATCTCTGCCAGGCAAGGCCATCTTAGAG ATTGGAGCTGGAGTGAGTCTTCCAGGAATTTTGGCTGCAAAATGTGGTGCAGAAGTAATATTATCAGACAGCTCAGAACTGCCTCACTGTCTAGAAGTCTGTCGGCAAAGCTGCCATATGAATAACCTGCCCCAGCTGCAAGTGGTAGGACTAACATGGGGCCATGTATCTTGGGATCTTCTGGCTCTACCACCACAAGATATTATCCTTGCATCTGATGTGTTCTTTGAACCAGAAG attttgaagatattttaactACAATATACTTTTTGATGCAGAAGAACCCCAAGGCCCAATTGTGGTCTACTTATCAAGTTAGAAG tgctgaCTGGTCACTTGAAGCTTTGCTCTACAAATGGGATATGAAATGTGTCCATATTCCTCTGGAGTCTTTTGATGCAGACAAAGAAGATATAGCAGAATCTGCCCTTCCAGGAAGACATACAGTTGAAATGCTGGTCATTTCCTTTGCAAAGGACAGTCTCTGA
- the METTL23 gene encoding histone-arginine methyltransferase METTL23 isoform X3 — translation MPSFITYYQIGAGVSLPGILAAKCGAEVILSDSSELPHCLEVCRQSCHMNNLPQLQVVGLTWGHVSWDLLALPPQDIILASDVFFEPEDFEDILTTIYFLMQKNPKAQLWSTYQVRSADWSLEALLYKWDMKCVHIPLESFDADKEDIAESALPGRHTVEMLVISFAKDSL, via the exons ATGCCATCTTTTATAACTTATTACCAGATTGGAGCTGGAGTGAGTCTTCCAGGAATTTTGGCTGCAAAATGTGGTGCAGAAGTAATATTATCAGACAGCTCAGAACTGCCTCACTGTCTAGAAGTCTGTCGGCAAAGCTGCCATATGAATAACCTGCCCCAGCTGCAAGTGGTAGGACTAACATGGGGCCATGTATCTTGGGATCTTCTGGCTCTACCACCACAAGATATTATCCTTGCATCTGATGTGTTCTTTGAACCAGAAG attttgaagatattttaactACAATATACTTTTTGATGCAGAAGAACCCCAAGGCCCAATTGTGGTCTACTTATCAAGTTAGAAG tgctgaCTGGTCACTTGAAGCTTTGCTCTACAAATGGGATATGAAATGTGTCCATATTCCTCTGGAGTCTTTTGATGCAGACAAAGAAGATATAGCAGAATCTGCCCTTCCAGGAAGACATACAGTTGAAATGCTGGTCATTTCCTTTGCAAAGGACAGTCTCTGA
- the METTL23 gene encoding histone-arginine methyltransferase METTL23 isoform X4: MNNLPQLQVVGLTWGHVSWDLLALPPQDIILASDVFFEPEDFEDILTTIYFLMQKNPKAQLWSTYQVRSADWSLEALLYKWDMKCVHIPLESFDADKEDIAESALPGRHTVEMLVISFAKDSL, from the exons ATGAATAACCTGCCCCAGCTGCAAGTGGTAGGACTAACATGGGGCCATGTATCTTGGGATCTTCTGGCTCTACCACCACAAGATATTATCCTTGCATCTGATGTGTTCTTTGAACCAGAAG attttgaagatattttaactACAATATACTTTTTGATGCAGAAGAACCCCAAGGCCCAATTGTGGTCTACTTATCAAGTTAGAAG tgctgaCTGGTCACTTGAAGCTTTGCTCTACAAATGGGATATGAAATGTGTCCATATTCCTCTGGAGTCTTTTGATGCAGACAAAGAAGATATAGCAGAATCTGCCCTTCCAGGAAGACATACAGTTGAAATGCTGGTCATTTCCTTTGCAAAGGACAGTCTCTGA
- the SRSF2 gene encoding serine/arginine-rich splicing factor 2, which yields MSYGRPPPDVEGMTSLKVDNLTYRTSPDTLRRVFEKYGRVGDVYIPRDRYTKESRGFAFVRFHDKRDAEDAMDAMDGAVLDGRELRVQMARYGRPPDSHHSRRGPPPRRYGGGGYGRRSRSPRRRRRSRSRSRSRSRSRSRSRYSRSKSRSRTRSRSRSTSKSRSARRSKSKSSSVSRSRSRSRSRSRSRSPPPVSKRESKSRSRSKSPPKSPEEEGAVSS from the exons ATGAGCTACGGCCGCCCCCCTCCCGACGTGGAGGGTATGACCTCCCTCAAGGTGGACAACCTGACCTACCGCACCTCGCCCGACACGCTGAGGCGCGTCTTCGAAAAGTACGGGCGCGTCGGCGACGTGTACATCCCGCGGGACCGCTACACCAAGGAGTCCCGCGGCTTCGCCTTCGTCCGCTTCCATGATAAGCGTGACGCCGAGGACGCCATGGATGCCATGGACGGGGCCGTGCTGGACGGCCGCGAGCTGCGGGTACAAATGGCGCGTTACGGCCGCCCCCCGGACTCGCACCACAGCCGCCGGGGACCGCCACCCCGCAGATACGGAGGCGGTGGCTACGGACGCCGGAGCCGCAG CCCTAGGCGGCGTCGCCGCAGCCGATCCCGGAGTCGGAGCCGTTCCAGGTCCCGCAGCCGATCTCGCTACAGCCGCTCGAAGTCTCGGTCCCGCACTCGCTCCCGCTCTCGGTCGACCTCCAAGTCTAGATCCGCGCGAAGGTCCAAGTCCAAGTCCTCGTCGGTCTCCAGATCTCGCTCGCGGTCCAGGTCCCGATCTCGGTCCAGGAGTCCTCCCCCCGTGTCCAAGAGGGAATCCAAATCCAGGTCGCGATCGAAGAGTCCCCCTAAGTCTCCTGAAGAGGAAGGAGCGGTGTCCTCTTAA